Proteins encoded by one window of Lathyrus oleraceus cultivar Zhongwan6 chromosome 1, CAAS_Psat_ZW6_1.0, whole genome shotgun sequence:
- the LOC127130140 gene encoding pectinesterase 2.2 isoform X2, which yields MDATIITGSLNFIDGTTTFNSATVAAVGDEFIAQDIGFQNTAGPEKHQAVALRVGVVFQKSKLVARKPMSKQKNMVTVQGREDPNQNTATSIQQCNVIPSSDLKPVQGSIKTYLGRPWKKYSRTVMLQSVVDSHIDPAGWAEWDAASKDFLQTLYYGEYLNSGAGAGTSKRVTWPGYHIIKTAAEASKFTVTQLIQGNVWLKNTGVAFIEGL from the exons ATGGATGCAACAATAATCACAGGCAGCTTGAATTTTATCGATGGAACAACCACTTTCAATAGTGCAACTGTTG CTGCTGTTGGAGATGAGTTTATAGCTCAGGACATAGGGTTCCAAAACACGGCAGGCCCAGAAAAGCACCAGGCGGTTGCTCTCCGCGTAG GTGTTGTGTTCCAGAAGAGCAAACTTGTGGCCCGAAAGCCCATGAGCAAACAAAAGAACATGGTCACAGTCCAAGGTCGAGAAGACCCAAACCAGAACACTGCAACTTCAATTCAGCAATGTAATGTCATACCAAGCTCGGACCTCAAGCCTGTGCAAGGCTCCATCAAAACATACCTAGGCCGTCCATGGAAGAAATACTCCAGGACTGTTATGTTGCAGTCCGTCGTGGACAGCCATATTGACCCAGCAGGATGGGCTGAATGGGATGCCGCGAGTAAGGATTTCCTGCAAACATTGTACTACGGAGAGTACTTGAACAGTGGAGCAGGTGCTGGTACCAGCAAGAGAGTGACTTGGCCTGGTTATCATATCATCAAAACTGCTGCAGAGGCTAGCAAGTTTACAGTAACACAGCTCATCCAGGGCAATGTTTGGTTGAAGAACACAGGGGTAGCCTTCATTGAAGGCCTGTAG
- the LOC127130140 gene encoding pectinesterase 2.2 isoform X1, which produces MDATIITGSLNFIDGTTTFNSATVAAVGDEFIAQDIGFQNTAGPEKHQAVALRVGANQSVINRCKIDAFQDTLYAHSNRQFYRDSFITGTVDFIFGNAGVVFQKSKLVARKPMSKQKNMVTVQGREDPNQNTATSIQQCNVIPSSDLKPVQGSIKTYLGRPWKKYSRTVMLQSVVDSHIDPAGWAEWDAASKDFLQTLYYGEYLNSGAGAGTSKRVTWPGYHIIKTAAEASKFTVTQLIQGNVWLKNTGVAFIEGL; this is translated from the exons ATGGATGCAACAATAATCACAGGCAGCTTGAATTTTATCGATGGAACAACCACTTTCAATAGTGCAACTGTTG CTGCTGTTGGAGATGAGTTTATAGCTCAGGACATAGGGTTCCAAAACACGGCAGGCCCAGAAAAGCACCAGGCGGTTGCTCTCCGCGTAGGTGCTAATCAATCTGTCATCAACCGTTGTAAAATTGACGCATTTCAAGACACCCTCTACGCACACTCCAACCGACAATTTTACCGTGACTCCTTCATTACCGGTACTGTTGACTTTATCTTTGGAAACGCAGGTGTTGTGTTCCAGAAGAGCAAACTTGTGGCCCGAAAGCCCATGAGCAAACAAAAGAACATGGTCACAGTCCAAGGTCGAGAAGACCCAAACCAGAACACTGCAACTTCAATTCAGCAATGTAATGTCATACCAAGCTCGGACCTCAAGCCTGTGCAAGGCTCCATCAAAACATACCTAGGCCGTCCATGGAAGAAATACTCCAGGACTGTTATGTTGCAGTCCGTCGTGGACAGCCATATTGACCCAGCAGGATGGGCTGAATGGGATGCCGCGAGTAAGGATTTCCTGCAAACATTGTACTACGGAGAGTACTTGAACAGTGGAGCAGGTGCTGGTACCAGCAAGAGAGTGACTTGGCCTGGTTATCATATCATCAAAACTGCTGCAGAGGCTAGCAAGTTTACAGTAACACAGCTCATCCAGGGCAATGTTTGGTTGAAGAACACAGGGGTAGCCTTCATTGAAGGCCTGTAG